Proteins found in one Syntrophorhabdaceae bacterium genomic segment:
- a CDS encoding HU family DNA-binding protein produces the protein MNKGDLIDAIAKGAKISKVSAEKALNTVIDSVGATLKKGGKVAVIGFGTFSVSQRKARKGRNPQTGKEIKIPAKKVVKFSAGKKLKTKVAK, from the coding sequence ATGAACAAGGGGGACTTGATAGACGCAATAGCAAAGGGAGCCAAGATATCCAAGGTAAGTGCTGAGAAGGCACTAAACACCGTCATTGACTCCGTAGGTGCAACACTGAAGAAGGGCGGCAAGGTCGCGGTAATAGGCTTCGGAACCTTCTCGGTATCGCAGAGAAAGGCCAGGAAGGGGAGAAATCCTCAGACCGGCAAAGAGATCAAGATACCTGCAAAGAAGGTCGTGAAGTTCTCAGCCGGAAAGAAGCTGAAAACGAAAGTCGCAAAGTAA
- a CDS encoding asparaginase: MKRYAMCAAAVFMILFFSIPSYTSDALPRIVILATGGTIAGVGTTAATTVGYAAAKVGVEGLISAVPELSGIARVSGEQVMQIASENMTPVDWLILSKRVNRLLARDDVDGIVITHGTDTLEETAYFLNLTVRSNKPVVLTGSMRPSTAISADGPMNLYNAILLAGSADARGKGVLVTLNDQISAAREVTKTNTTAPDTFKAPDIGFLGYITGGQTHFYRTTTKRHTIHSEFDIMKLKTLPEVYIIYGYAGENRSMLDAIVGKRATGVINAGTGDGSMSDRMKAAYREARQKGIVVVRSSRTGSGFVARTGEAKDDEYDFVVAGNLNAQKARVLLMLALTKTKDTKEIQRIFMTY; the protein is encoded by the coding sequence ATGAAAAGATACGCAATGTGCGCGGCAGCCGTTTTTATGATCTTATTCTTTTCTATTCCGTCTTATACGAGTGATGCCCTTCCCCGTATCGTAATCCTTGCGACAGGCGGCACGATCGCCGGTGTGGGCACCACTGCCGCAACGACCGTAGGGTACGCGGCAGCAAAGGTGGGTGTCGAAGGGCTGATCTCGGCAGTTCCCGAGCTATCCGGGATTGCGAGGGTAAGCGGTGAACAGGTTATGCAGATCGCCAGCGAGAACATGACTCCCGTGGATTGGCTCATCCTTTCAAAAAGGGTCAACCGGCTGCTTGCCCGGGACGATGTGGACGGGATCGTCATAACACACGGCACCGACACCCTTGAAGAAACAGCATATTTCCTCAACCTTACCGTCAGGAGCAACAAGCCGGTCGTCCTGACAGGCTCCATGAGACCTTCTACGGCAATCAGTGCTGACGGGCCTATGAACCTTTACAACGCCATCCTTCTCGCGGGGTCTGCTGACGCACGCGGGAAAGGCGTTCTTGTAACGCTTAACGACCAGATCAGCGCGGCGCGTGAAGTGACAAAGACAAATACCACCGCCCCCGATACCTTCAAGGCCCCTGATATTGGATTTCTTGGATACATAACGGGCGGACAGACCCATTTCTACAGAACCACCACGAAACGCCACACCATACATAGCGAGTTCGATATCATGAAGCTGAAGACGCTTCCGGAGGTCTATATTATCTATGGGTATGCCGGAGAAAACCGCTCCATGCTCGACGCTATAGTTGGGAAAAGAGCCACGGGCGTGATAAATGCCGGTACAGGAGACGGGAGTATGTCTGACAGGATGAAAGCGGCATACCGTGAGGCGAGACAAAAAGGCATCGTCGTTGTCAGGTCTTCCAGGACGGGAAGCGGCTTTGTGGCGCGCACCGGGGAGGCAAAAGACGACGAATACGATTTTGTCGTGGCCGGTAACCTCAACGCGCAGAAGGCCCGGGTACTCCTCATGCTGGCCCTCACGAAGACAAAGGATACAAAGGAGATCCAGCGGATATTCATGACCTATTGA
- a CDS encoding UbiD family decarboxylase, with product MENKSRREFIKFAGISGSVLMAGLLDRHGLAQAETANVSKIREISSYKAGGIRDFIKLLDKNGELARIKKEVDPQYEIGSILKEYERRGKAVLFEKVKGSKIPAVGGLYQNWRRIGLALGHAEKFGQPEMYNLFSAAMAKPIPPVQVEACPWKDVILKGAKADITKFPVPTLFADDGGPYITAGVGICRNPETNAYNVGVYRMQVLGPDRILVWAFPGSDLHYIYKAYEKMGEELDFAVLIGADPAVFAAAVSKIPPEIDELAVAGALRGKGIGVAQCETVNLSVPAISEIVIEGKINPKARTKDGPFADHGGIYKGGPSPTMRISAICHRKNPLFQVLLAGDSNEHCTTSEILACFWGRDILDDLQSKFKNVKDAILYWRGGTKKWLVVSLSDKKSDKEPQEILTEIFSFNGSKYRTMPVSSFLRSAIIVNEDVDIYDIEEVVWAVGTRLANCYPIEADKSKRYELRVGFDATKPVGAPPALNKRTKTKANKL from the coding sequence ATGGAAAATAAGAGCAGGCGCGAGTTCATCAAATTTGCCGGTATATCCGGCTCAGTTCTTATGGCCGGTCTTCTTGACAGGCATGGTCTTGCTCAGGCTGAAACTGCCAATGTGAGCAAAATCAGGGAGATTAGTTCGTATAAAGCAGGCGGAATAAGAGATTTCATAAAATTACTGGACAAGAACGGAGAGCTGGCGAGAATAAAAAAAGAAGTGGACCCTCAATATGAGATCGGGAGTATTTTAAAAGAATATGAGCGACGAGGCAAGGCGGTGCTCTTCGAAAAGGTTAAAGGGTCAAAGATCCCCGCAGTGGGAGGATTATATCAAAACTGGAGAAGGATAGGCCTTGCGCTGGGACATGCTGAGAAGTTCGGCCAGCCGGAGATGTATAATCTATTCTCTGCCGCCATGGCAAAACCTATTCCACCAGTGCAGGTGGAAGCCTGTCCATGGAAAGATGTTATTTTAAAGGGGGCCAAGGCTGATATAACAAAGTTTCCTGTCCCGACACTCTTCGCGGATGATGGCGGTCCTTACATAACGGCAGGGGTGGGGATATGCAGGAATCCTGAAACAAATGCTTATAATGTCGGTGTATACAGGATGCAGGTGCTTGGTCCTGACAGGATTCTGGTCTGGGCATTTCCCGGGAGCGACTTGCATTACATCTACAAGGCATATGAGAAGATGGGCGAAGAGCTGGACTTTGCGGTATTGATAGGGGCAGACCCTGCTGTATTTGCGGCGGCAGTATCCAAGATACCTCCGGAGATAGACGAACTGGCAGTGGCAGGGGCGCTGAGAGGTAAAGGCATAGGGGTTGCTCAATGCGAAACAGTTAATCTATCGGTGCCGGCGATCTCAGAGATCGTCATAGAGGGGAAGATAAACCCGAAGGCGAGGACCAAGGATGGTCCCTTTGCGGATCATGGCGGGATCTACAAAGGCGGCCCGTCGCCGACGATGCGCATATCCGCCATCTGCCACCGGAAAAACCCGCTGTTCCAGGTCCTCCTCGCGGGCGATTCAAACGAACACTGTACGACCTCGGAGATCCTGGCCTGCTTCTGGGGGCGTGATATCCTCGACGACCTTCAGTCAAAGTTCAAGAATGTAAAAGATGCAATTCTTTACTGGCGCGGTGGAACGAAAAAATGGTTGGTTGTTTCTCTGTCTGATAAAAAATCCGATAAGGAACCACAGGAAATCTTGACGGAGATCTTCAGTTTTAACGGCTCGAAATACCGTACGATGCCGGTGAGTTCATTTCTGAGGTCTGCGATTATTGTAAACGAAGATGTAGATATATACGATATAGAGGAAGTTGTCTGGGCAGTCGGCACGAGGCTTGCCAACTGCTATCCGATAGAAGCGGATAAATCCAAAAGATATGAGCTCAGGGTTGGTTTTGACGCGACGAAACCTGTCGGAGCACCGCCTGCCCTGAATAAGAGAACAAAGACCAAGGCAAACAAGCTTTAA